One region of Quercus lobata isolate SW786 chromosome 2, ValleyOak3.0 Primary Assembly, whole genome shotgun sequence genomic DNA includes:
- the LOC115975500 gene encoding uncharacterized protein LOC115975500: MYRPSSSHLSLSKLKSFFRLRHPFHRSLIPTSSSSSSFHSLVSDSPTSNSHLLPHPTRLISQTHFTGTHLNLLRKYSSESVDHNKEVDTINLKFAEAREEIEMAMESKETVYFNEEAECARAAVKEVLDRFEGLLAKLPESQRAALQRSMGLKIEQLKAELQQLNE, translated from the coding sequence atgtaTCGACCATCTTCATCACATCTTTCTCTGTCTAAATTGAAATCGTTTTTCAGACTCAGACACCCTTTTCATCGATCTCTAATACCcacttcttcatcttcatcttccttcCACTCACTCGTTTCAGACTCACCCACCTCAAATTCCCATCTTTTGCCTCATCCAACTCGCTTAATCTCACAAACCCACTTCACTGGAACTCACCTGAACCTCCTCAGGAAATACAGTTCTGAGTCGGTGGACCACAACAAAGAGGTGGACACTATCAACCTCAAGTTTGCTGAAGCCAGAGAGGAGATAGAGATGGCTATGGAGTCCAAAGAGACTGTGTATTTCAATGAGGAAGCAGAGTGTGCTCGGGCTGCTGTCAAGGAAGTCCTAGACAGGTTTGAAGGGCTATTGGCCAAGTTGCCAGAGAGTCAGAGAGCTGCGTTGCAGAGGTCTATGGGGCTTAAGATTGAGCAGTTGAAGGCTGAGCTTCAACAGTTGAATGAGTAA